One part of the Mesorhizobium sp. M4B.F.Ca.ET.058.02.1.1 genome encodes these proteins:
- the argJ gene encoding bifunctional glutamate N-acetyltransferase/amino-acid acetyltransferase ArgJ, whose product MSATISPLAPKKYPKMPAIEGVRIATAEAGIKYKNRTDLLAMVFDPGTAVAGVFTKSKCPSAPVDFCRQNLGAGKARVLVVNSGNANAFTGKKGRASTALTGEAAAKAAGCATSEVFLASTGVIGEPLDTARFSHLLAGLVNDGKPDLWTEAAKAIMTTDTYPKVATATVKLGDADVTINGIAKGAGMIAPDMATMLSFIATDAPIAAPVLQDLLSRGTTKTFNAVTVDSDTSTSDTLLLFATGAAARRGAPAITDAKDARLGAFRRALGKILKTLALQVVRDGEGARKQVEVTVTGAKSARSAKRIALSIANSPLVKTAVAGEDANWGRVVMAVGKAGEPADRDLLSIWFGDNRLAHEGERDPAYSEEATSAYMKRDDIRIRADIGIGRGKATVWTCDLTKEYVAINGDYRS is encoded by the coding sequence ATGTCCGCAACGATTTCGCCGCTCGCGCCGAAGAAATATCCGAAAATGCCCGCCATCGAAGGCGTGCGCATCGCCACCGCCGAGGCGGGGATCAAGTACAAGAACCGCACCGACCTTCTGGCCATGGTCTTCGATCCGGGCACCGCCGTCGCCGGCGTGTTCACCAAGTCGAAATGTCCGTCGGCGCCAGTCGATTTCTGCCGGCAGAACCTGGGCGCCGGCAAGGCGCGCGTGCTGGTCGTCAATTCCGGCAACGCCAATGCCTTCACCGGCAAGAAGGGCCGCGCTTCCACCGCGCTGACCGGCGAGGCGGCGGCCAAGGCGGCCGGATGCGCCACGAGCGAAGTGTTCCTGGCCTCCACCGGCGTCATCGGCGAGCCGCTCGACACAGCCAGGTTCAGCCATCTGCTCGCCGGGCTGGTCAATGATGGCAAGCCCGATCTGTGGACCGAGGCCGCCAAGGCCATCATGACCACGGACACCTATCCGAAGGTGGCGACGGCGACGGTGAAGCTCGGCGACGCCGACGTAACCATCAACGGCATTGCCAAGGGCGCCGGCATGATCGCGCCAGACATGGCGACGATGCTCTCCTTTATCGCCACCGACGCGCCGATCGCCGCACCGGTGCTGCAGGATCTGTTGTCGCGCGGCACGACCAAGACCTTCAACGCGGTGACCGTTGACAGCGATACCTCGACCAGCGACACGCTGCTCTTGTTCGCCACGGGTGCCGCGGCCAGGCGCGGTGCGCCGGCAATCACCGACGCGAAGGACGCTCGGCTCGGCGCGTTCCGCCGCGCGCTCGGCAAAATACTGAAAACGCTGGCGCTGCAGGTTGTGCGCGACGGCGAGGGTGCGCGCAAGCAGGTCGAAGTCACCGTCACCGGCGCCAAATCGGCCCGTTCGGCCAAGCGCATCGCGCTGTCGATCGCCAATTCGCCGCTGGTCAAGACGGCCGTCGCCGGAGAGGACGCCAATTGGGGGCGTGTCGTCATGGCGGTCGGCAAGGCCGGCGAGCCCGCCGACCGCGACCTTCTGTCGATCTGGTTCGGCGACAACAGGCTGGCGCATGAGGGCGAGCGCGATCCGGCCTATTCCGAGGAAGCGACCTCGGCCTACATGAAGCGTGACGACATCCGCATCCGCGCCGACATCGGCATCGGCCGCGGCAAGGCGACGGTGTGGACCTGCGACCTGACCAAGGAATATGTCGCCATCAATGGCGACTACAGGAGCTGA
- a CDS encoding GNAT family N-acetyltransferase, whose product MSRHPASVLATVRRYEAAGFRAWPAAAVHYDGTWVVRLTAGHAAKRLNSVNPLDPGDTQHIAERIGRASRRFEAYGRPLTFRISPLSGPVLSKHLDSEGWSSFDESLVMRLPLADAQLDPAMDQIPLKDISRFIGALLKVSGSDVSLRPGLSEIIGAIQPEAGLFALEDGSEPLATLICVHDGDLAGLFEVATDKAARNRGHGRNLILSALKWARLRGAREAWLQVEASNAPALSLYRSMGFEEVYRYHYRRPPGA is encoded by the coding sequence ATGTCCAGACATCCGGCAAGCGTGCTCGCGACGGTGCGCCGCTACGAGGCTGCCGGGTTCCGCGCCTGGCCCGCCGCCGCCGTCCACTATGATGGCACATGGGTGGTGCGGCTGACGGCCGGCCACGCGGCCAAGCGGCTGAACTCGGTCAATCCGCTCGATCCCGGCGACACCCAGCACATTGCCGAGCGCATCGGCCGCGCCAGCCGGCGCTTCGAAGCATATGGCAGGCCGCTGACCTTTCGCATATCGCCACTGTCGGGCCCTGTCCTGTCAAAGCATCTCGACAGTGAAGGCTGGAGCAGCTTCGACGAATCGCTGGTGATGCGCCTGCCGCTCGCCGATGCCCAGCTCGATCCCGCCATGGACCAAATCCCGCTGAAGGACATCAGCCGCTTCATCGGCGCGCTGCTCAAGGTGAGTGGCTCGGACGTGTCGCTGAGGCCGGGCCTGTCGGAGATCATCGGCGCCATCCAGCCGGAGGCCGGGCTGTTCGCGCTCGAGGATGGCAGCGAGCCACTGGCGACGCTGATCTGCGTCCACGACGGCGATCTCGCCGGCCTGTTCGAAGTCGCCACCGACAAGGCGGCGCGCAACAGGGGCCACGGCCGAAACCTCATCCTGTCGGCGTTGAAGTGGGCGCGGCTGCGCGGCGCGCGGGAAGCCTGGCTGCAGGTGGAGGCCAGCAACGCGCCGGCGCTGTCGCTGTACCGATCGATGGGCTTCGAGGAAGTCTACCGCTACCACTATCGCCGGCCGCCCGGCGCATGA
- a CDS encoding (deoxy)nucleoside triphosphate pyrophosphohydrolase: protein MSELKPAGKRLLLVAACALVDADGRVLLAQRPEGKQLAGLWEFPGGKVEPGETPEECLIRELHEELGIETEIPCLAPLTFASHSYDHFHLLMPLFVCRRFRGIAQPREGQALKWVRPRQMRDYPMPPADAPLIQFLIDLL from the coding sequence ATGAGCGAGCTCAAGCCAGCCGGCAAGCGCCTGCTTCTGGTCGCGGCCTGCGCGCTGGTCGACGCCGACGGGCGCGTGCTGCTGGCGCAGCGCCCCGAGGGAAAGCAGCTCGCTGGCTTGTGGGAATTCCCAGGCGGCAAGGTCGAGCCAGGCGAAACACCGGAAGAGTGCCTGATCCGGGAACTACATGAGGAGCTCGGCATCGAGACCGAGATCCCTTGCCTCGCACCGCTGACCTTCGCCAGCCATAGCTATGATCACTTTCACCTGTTGATGCCGCTTTTCGTCTGCCGCCGCTTCCGCGGGATTGCGCAGCCGAGGGAGGGGCAGGCGCTGAAATGGGTGCGGCCACGCCAGATGCGCGACTATCCGATGCCGCCGGCCGACGCGCCGCTGATCCAGTTCCTCATCGATCTCCTGTAG
- a CDS encoding Flp family type IVb pilin translates to MKKLLQRFIQDETGATAIEYGVIVTVLSLAIVAGVGQVGNAIVWLFSDNNSKLANAFAQH, encoded by the coding sequence ATGAAAAAGCTGCTGCAACGGTTCATTCAAGACGAGACGGGCGCGACAGCCATTGAATATGGCGTGATCGTCACCGTCCTGTCGCTCGCCATCGTCGCCGGCGTCGGCCAGGTCGGCAATGCGATCGTGTGGTTGTTCAGCGATAACAACAGCAAGTTGGCCAACGCCTTCGCGCAGCACTGA
- a CDS encoding methyltransferase domain-containing protein: MQPIIDTSLWLARKRRALAHPVGGADFLMRRAADDLADRLGAVERSFGKAAALFCQTPAAGDVLAESGKAAEIARVEADTAFLAGAAGLVAALETVPFEAQSLDLVVSLLSLQAMNDIPGMLAQIRRALRPDGLFLGALAGAGTLSELRESLLAAETELYGGASPRVIPFTDVRDAGALLQRAGLALPVADVETVTVRYDTMFDLLADLRAMGETSPLVDRSRRPGTRKFFARAAEIYAERFSDPDGRIRASFSLVWMSGWAPDASQQKPLKPGTAKVSLKTILEGPQDR, from the coding sequence TTGCAGCCTATCATCGACACCTCGCTCTGGCTGGCGCGCAAGCGTCGCGCCCTGGCCCACCCCGTGGGCGGCGCCGATTTCCTGATGCGGCGGGCAGCCGATGACCTTGCCGACCGGCTCGGCGCGGTCGAGCGCAGCTTCGGCAAGGCGGCCGCGCTGTTTTGCCAGACGCCGGCGGCAGGGGATGTGCTCGCCGAAAGCGGCAAGGCGGCGGAGATAGCGCGCGTCGAAGCGGACACTGCCTTCCTCGCAGGCGCAGCCGGGCTGGTGGCGGCGCTCGAAACTGTGCCGTTCGAGGCGCAAAGCCTCGACCTTGTCGTGTCGCTGCTGTCGCTGCAGGCGATGAACGATATTCCCGGCATGCTGGCCCAGATCCGGCGGGCGCTGCGGCCCGACGGGCTTTTTCTCGGCGCCCTGGCCGGCGCCGGCACGCTTTCCGAACTGCGCGAGAGCCTGCTCGCCGCCGAGACCGAGCTCTACGGCGGCGCCAGCCCGCGCGTCATTCCCTTCACCGATGTCCGCGACGCCGGCGCGCTGCTTCAACGCGCCGGCCTGGCGCTGCCGGTCGCCGATGTCGAGACGGTTACGGTGCGTTACGACACCATGTTCGACCTGCTCGCCGATCTGAGAGCCATGGGCGAGACCAGCCCCCTCGTCGATCGCAGCCGGCGGCCCGGCACGCGGAAATTCTTCGCGCGCGCCGCCGAAATCTACGCGGAACGGTTTTCCGATCCCGACGGCCGTATCAGGGCAAGCTTCTCGCTCGTATGGATGTCCGGCTGGGCGCCCGATGCATCGCAGCAAAAGCCGCTAAAGCCCGGCACGGCCAAGGTCTCGCTGAAGACCATCCTGGAAGGTCCGCAAGACCGCTGA
- a CDS encoding ComF family protein, giving the protein MADPMPKIKTVELGTIARRALALPARILFPPVCAGCRRHVSQPGVLCGTCWPKLRLLERPWCAVMGTPFTHDMGEGFLCAEAIADPPPFERARAAVVYSGVARQMVQGLKYQDRTDLAPWMARWMQRAGAELIAEADLVVPVPLHWRRFFRRQFNQSAELARAVSHLSGLPFSASVVRRVKLTRQQVGLERQEREDNVRAAFRVPSEAEIEIAGRRVLLVDDVYTTGATVRSVAKALKKGGAGAVDVLTFARVLPGDFRADESATI; this is encoded by the coding sequence GTGGCCGATCCAATGCCGAAGATCAAGACCGTTGAACTCGGGACAATCGCGCGGAGGGCATTGGCCTTGCCGGCGCGCATCCTGTTTCCGCCGGTCTGCGCCGGCTGCCGGCGCCATGTCTCGCAGCCCGGGGTGCTGTGCGGCACCTGCTGGCCGAAGCTCAGGCTGCTGGAACGGCCCTGGTGCGCGGTGATGGGCACGCCGTTCACCCACGACATGGGCGAGGGCTTCCTCTGCGCCGAAGCCATTGCCGATCCGCCGCCTTTCGAGCGGGCGCGGGCGGCGGTCGTCTATTCCGGCGTCGCGCGCCAGATGGTGCAGGGCCTGAAGTACCAAGACCGTACGGATCTGGCGCCATGGATGGCGCGCTGGATGCAGCGTGCCGGAGCCGAGCTGATCGCGGAGGCTGATCTCGTCGTGCCGGTGCCGTTGCACTGGCGGCGCTTCTTCCGGCGGCAGTTCAACCAGTCGGCCGAGCTGGCGAGGGCGGTGTCGCACCTCAGCGGCCTGCCTTTCTCGGCTTCGGTTGTGAGGCGCGTGAAGCTCACCCGCCAGCAGGTCGGGCTGGAGCGGCAGGAGCGCGAGGACAATGTGCGCGCCGCCTTCCGCGTGCCGTCCGAGGCGGAGATCGAGATCGCCGGCCGCCGGGTGCTGTTGGTCGACGATGTCTATACCACCGGCGCGACCGTGAGATCGGTGGCCAAGGCACTGAAGAAGGGCGGCGCCGGCGCCGTCGACGTGCTGACCTTCGCGCGCGTTTTGCCAGGGGACTTTCGAGCCGACGAGTCCGCGACTATATAA
- the grxC gene encoding glutaredoxin 3: MIDVTIYTRMMCGYCTAAKRLLERKGVAYTEHDASFSPELRQEMISRAHGRSTFPQIFIGDTHVGGSDDLHELEAEGRLDALLADGSRG; the protein is encoded by the coding sequence ATGATTGATGTGACGATCTATACGCGCATGATGTGTGGCTATTGCACCGCGGCCAAGCGGCTGCTCGAGCGCAAGGGCGTCGCCTACACCGAGCACGATGCCTCCTTCTCGCCGGAACTGCGCCAGGAAATGATTTCCCGGGCGCATGGCCGCTCTACATTTCCGCAGATTTTCATCGGCGACACGCATGTCGGCGGCTCCGACGACCTCCACGAGCTGGAGGCCGAGGGCCGGCTCGATGCGCTGCTCGCCGACGGTTCGAGGGGTTGA
- a CDS encoding carbon-nitrogen hydrolase family protein, with protein MGGFKAAAVQMRSGTSPERNAVDLERLVREAAGLGATYVQTPEMTGALVRDKEARAASFTSEDKDIIVSTARKLAKELGIFLHIGSTAILRADGKLANRALLFAPDGTTIASYDKIHMFDVDLDNGESWRESAAYEPGTEAVIAEIDGARLGFAVCYDLRFPQLFRAEALAGANVLSVPAAFTRQTGEAHWHVLLRARAIENGAYVVAAAQGGLHEDGRETFGHSLIVDPWGRIVAEAAHEEPGVIVAEIDPAQSLAARRKIPNLKNAREFAVNAGEAPRLRGAAS; from the coding sequence ATGGGTGGTTTCAAGGCAGCGGCGGTGCAGATGCGTTCGGGCACCAGCCCCGAGCGCAACGCGGTCGATCTGGAGCGTCTGGTGCGCGAGGCGGCAGGCCTGGGCGCCACCTATGTGCAGACCCCCGAGATGACCGGCGCGCTGGTGCGCGACAAGGAGGCGCGGGCCGCTTCCTTCACCTCAGAGGACAAGGACATCATCGTTTCGACCGCCCGGAAGCTGGCGAAGGAGCTCGGCATCTTCCTGCATATAGGCTCGACCGCCATCCTGCGCGCCGACGGCAAGCTGGCCAACCGCGCGTTGCTGTTCGCGCCCGATGGCACCACCATCGCCAGCTACGACAAGATCCACATGTTCGACGTCGACCTCGACAATGGCGAGAGCTGGCGCGAATCCGCCGCCTACGAGCCGGGCACCGAGGCCGTCATCGCCGAGATCGACGGTGCCAGGCTCGGCTTTGCCGTCTGCTACGACCTGCGCTTCCCGCAGCTGTTCCGCGCCGAGGCGCTGGCCGGCGCCAATGTGCTTTCGGTGCCCGCCGCCTTCACCCGGCAGACCGGCGAAGCACACTGGCACGTGCTGCTTCGGGCTCGCGCCATCGAGAACGGCGCCTATGTGGTTGCGGCCGCGCAAGGGGGCCTGCACGAGGACGGCCGCGAGACTTTTGGCCACTCGCTGATCGTCGACCCGTGGGGCCGCATCGTGGCGGAAGCCGCCCATGAGGAGCCCGGCGTGATCGTCGCCGAGATCGATCCAGCGCAGTCGCTCGCCGCGCGCAGGAAGATCCCCAATCTGAAGAACGCGCGCGAGTTCGCCGTCAATGCCGGCGAGGCGCCGCGTCTCAGGGGTGCAGCTTCTTGA
- a CDS encoding DUF1178 family protein has product MIRFSLICEHEHEFEAWFRSNDDFGTQKKRGLVDCPSCGSHKVDKALMAPAVSTGRKQEKIALAMGEAQKQALAQLKALAEKVRENADYVGDKFAEEARKIHFGETDPRGIYGEATPEEAKSLAEDGVEFTPIPTFPDDRN; this is encoded by the coding sequence TTGATCCGTTTTTCCCTGATCTGCGAGCACGAACACGAATTCGAGGCGTGGTTCCGCAGCAATGACGATTTCGGCACGCAGAAGAAGCGTGGCTTGGTCGATTGCCCGAGCTGCGGCTCGCACAAGGTTGACAAGGCGCTGATGGCGCCGGCCGTCTCGACCGGGCGCAAACAGGAAAAGATCGCGCTCGCCATGGGCGAGGCGCAGAAGCAGGCATTGGCGCAGTTGAAGGCGCTCGCCGAGAAGGTGCGCGAGAACGCCGACTATGTCGGCGACAAGTTCGCCGAGGAAGCGCGCAAGATCCATTTCGGCGAGACCGATCCGCGCGGCATCTATGGCGAGGCGACGCCGGAGGAAGCGAAGAGCCTGGCCGAGGACGGCGTCGAGTTCACGCCAATCCCGACCTTTCCGGACGACCGGAACTGA
- a CDS encoding MarR family transcriptional regulator, whose translation MDRAARAIEQWQRERPDLDVSPMAVIGRLNEAASLISRERLAPLFARFGLQQGEFDVLATLRRSGKPYALTPTDLYEATMVTSGAMTARLDRLEKAGLIMRAPHPSDRRGVVVALTEKGLAVTDEALVAHVANEHDILAGLTREERETLARLLGKLIESLG comes from the coding sequence ATGGATCGGGCGGCAAGGGCGATCGAGCAGTGGCAAAGGGAACGGCCAGACCTGGACGTCTCGCCTATGGCCGTGATCGGACGGCTGAACGAAGCCGCCTCGCTGATCTCGCGCGAGCGGCTGGCGCCGCTGTTTGCCCGCTTCGGATTGCAGCAAGGCGAGTTCGACGTGCTGGCGACCCTGCGCCGGTCCGGCAAGCCCTACGCGCTGACGCCGACCGATCTCTACGAGGCGACGATGGTGACTTCCGGCGCCATGACCGCCCGCCTCGACCGGCTGGAAAAGGCCGGTTTGATCATGCGCGCGCCGCACCCCAGCGACCGGCGCGGGGTTGTCGTTGCGCTCACCGAAAAGGGCCTGGCCGTGACCGATGAGGCACTCGTCGCCCATGTCGCCAACGAACATGACATCCTCGCCGGACTGACGCGCGAGGAGCGGGAGACGCTCGCGAGATTGCTCGGGAAGCTGATCGAAAGCTTGGGCTAG
- a CDS encoding DMT family transporter: protein MKFLWDSAAGLLVVTGSLLGLTLPFGKLATAAGVPAMVWAFVISLGAGGVLLLALLLRGERIRLTAHRLRYFFITAAVSYAFPNLLMFSAIPHLGAGYTGIMFTLSPVVTLVFSILLGVRRPNLLGVVGIAVGFVGAVMVAVTRGEAGQPAEFFWVAVGLLIPVSLAAGNIYRTVDWPEETGPIELAVGSHLASATLLLAGILALLGKSAFVPLSGVPLVVAGQVASASAMFAFFFRLQAVGGPVYLSQIGYVAAAVGLFAGTIFLGEHYQLLTWMGAMIITAGVFITTRAQSQTSARLQGQAA, encoded by the coding sequence ATGAAATTTCTCTGGGACTCGGCTGCCGGCCTGCTGGTCGTCACCGGCAGCCTGCTCGGCCTGACGCTGCCGTTCGGCAAGCTGGCGACGGCGGCCGGTGTGCCGGCCATGGTCTGGGCCTTCGTCATCTCGCTCGGCGCCGGCGGCGTGCTGTTGCTGGCGCTTCTTTTGCGCGGCGAGCGTATTCGGCTGACGGCACACAGGCTGCGCTATTTCTTCATCACCGCGGCAGTGTCCTATGCCTTCCCCAATTTGTTGATGTTCTCGGCCATTCCGCATCTCGGCGCCGGTTACACCGGCATCATGTTCACGCTGTCGCCGGTCGTCACGCTGGTGTTCTCGATCCTACTCGGCGTCAGGCGGCCGAATCTGCTCGGTGTCGTCGGCATCGCCGTCGGCTTCGTCGGTGCGGTGATGGTAGCGGTCACGCGCGGCGAGGCCGGCCAGCCGGCCGAGTTCTTCTGGGTGGCGGTCGGGCTGCTGATCCCGGTCAGCCTCGCCGCCGGCAATATCTACCGCACCGTCGACTGGCCCGAAGAGACCGGTCCGATCGAGCTTGCCGTCGGCAGCCATCTGGCCTCGGCCACGCTGCTGCTGGCAGGCATTCTGGCCTTGCTGGGCAAGAGCGCATTTGTCCCGCTCAGCGGCGTGCCGCTGGTGGTCGCCGGCCAGGTGGCGTCGGCCTCGGCGATGTTTGCCTTCTTCTTCCGCCTGCAGGCGGTCGGCGGCCCGGTCTATCTCAGCCAGATCGGCTACGTCGCGGCTGCTGTCGGCCTGTTCGCCGGCACGATCTTCCTTGGCGAGCACTACCAGTTGCTGACCTGGATGGGTGCGATGATCATCACCGCTGGCGTGTTCATCACCACCAGGGCGCAGAGCCAGACCAGTGCCAGGCTGCAGGGTCAGGCAGCGTGA
- the ubiG gene encoding bifunctional 2-polyprenyl-6-hydroxyphenol methylase/3-demethylubiquinol 3-O-methyltransferase UbiG — protein sequence MSEPRRSTIDAGEVERFSALAAEWWNPNGKFRPLHKFNPVRLAYIRDQVAARFGRDPRAARPFEGLRFLDIGCGGGLLCEPMARLGAEVVGADASVTNIEVAKLHAAEVGVSVDYRATTAEDLADAGETFDVILNMEVVEHVADIDLFVAKCGQMVKPGGIMFVATINRTLKALGLAIIGAEYVLRWLPRGTHQFGKLVRPEELEKALGAAGLTIIDRTGVVYHPLADRWQRSKDMDVNYMVLAEKGSV from the coding sequence ATGTCAGAACCCCGACGGTCGACGATCGATGCCGGAGAAGTGGAACGCTTCTCCGCGCTTGCCGCTGAATGGTGGAACCCGAACGGCAAATTCAGGCCGCTGCACAAGTTCAATCCGGTCCGGCTTGCCTACATCCGCGACCAGGTGGCGGCACGCTTTGGCCGCGATCCGCGCGCGGCGCGGCCGTTCGAGGGCCTGCGTTTTCTCGACATCGGCTGCGGCGGCGGGCTTTTGTGCGAGCCGATGGCCAGGCTCGGCGCCGAAGTGGTCGGCGCCGACGCTTCCGTCACCAACATCGAGGTGGCAAAGCTGCATGCGGCCGAGGTCGGCGTCAGTGTCGACTACCGCGCCACGACGGCGGAGGACCTCGCCGACGCCGGCGAGACATTCGACGTCATCCTCAACATGGAAGTGGTGGAGCACGTCGCCGACATCGACCTGTTCGTCGCCAAATGCGGCCAGATGGTCAAGCCCGGCGGCATCATGTTCGTCGCCACCATCAACCGCACGCTGAAGGCGCTCGGCCTTGCCATCATCGGCGCCGAATATGTGCTGCGCTGGCTGCCGCGCGGCACACACCAGTTCGGCAAGTTGGTGCGGCCGGAAGAACTGGAAAAGGCGCTTGGTGCTGCCGGCCTGACCATCATCGACCGCACCGGCGTCGTCTACCATCCGCTGGCCGACCGCTGGCAGCGGTCGAAGGACATGGACGTCAACTACATGGTGCTGGCCGAAAAGGGATCGGTCTGA
- a CDS encoding aspartate kinase, which translates to MARIVMKFGGTSVADIARIRNVARHVKREVDAGHEVAVVVSAMAGKTNELVGWTREASPMHDAREYDAVVASGEQVTAGLLAITLQNMGVHARSWQGWQIPIKTDNAHGAARILDIDGAFLIKRFGEGQVAVIAGFQGIGPDNRIATLGRGGSDTSAVAIAAAVKADRCDIYTDVDGVYTTDPRIEPKARRLAKISFEEMLEMASLGAKVLQVRSVELAMVHRVRTFVRSSFDDPDAPGMGDLLNPPGTLICDEEEIVEQQVVTGIAYAKDEAQISLRRVGDRPGVAAGIFGPLAEANINVDMIVQNISEDGKFTDMTFTVPSGDVDKALAVLERLKADVGYDVVQSEAGMSKVSVIGIGMRSHAGVAATAFKALADKAINIRAITTSEIKISILIDGPYTELAVRTLHSVYGLDKQ; encoded by the coding sequence ATGGCGCGCATCGTGATGAAATTCGGCGGAACGTCCGTCGCCGACATCGCCCGCATCCGCAACGTGGCGCGCCATGTCAAACGCGAGGTCGACGCCGGCCATGAGGTCGCCGTCGTGGTCTCGGCGATGGCCGGCAAGACCAATGAACTGGTCGGCTGGACGCGCGAGGCCTCGCCGATGCACGACGCGCGCGAATATGACGCCGTGGTCGCCTCCGGCGAGCAGGTCACGGCCGGCCTGCTGGCGATCACGCTGCAGAACATGGGCGTGCACGCCCGCTCATGGCAGGGCTGGCAGATCCCGATCAAGACCGACAACGCGCATGGCGCGGCGCGCATCCTCGACATCGACGGCGCCTTCCTGATCAAGCGCTTCGGCGAGGGCCAGGTCGCCGTCATCGCCGGCTTCCAGGGCATCGGGCCGGACAACCGCATCGCGACGCTGGGCCGCGGCGGCTCCGACACGAGTGCCGTGGCCATCGCGGCGGCGGTCAAGGCCGACCGCTGCGACATCTACACCGATGTCGACGGCGTCTACACCACCGATCCGCGCATCGAGCCGAAGGCGCGGCGGCTGGCCAAGATTTCCTTCGAGGAAATGCTCGAAATGGCCTCGCTCGGCGCCAAGGTGCTGCAGGTGCGCTCGGTCGAGCTTGCCATGGTGCACAGGGTGCGTACCTTCGTGCGGTCGTCCTTCGACGATCCCGACGCGCCCGGAATGGGGGATTTGCTCAATCCGCCCGGAACGCTTATTTGCGACGAGGAAGAGATCGTGGAACAGCAGGTCGTCACCGGAATTGCCTACGCCAAGGACGAGGCGCAGATTTCGCTGCGCCGCGTCGGCGATCGCCCCGGCGTTGCCGCCGGCATCTTCGGGCCGCTGGCCGAAGCCAACATCAATGTCGACATGATCGTCCAGAACATCTCCGAGGACGGCAAGTTCACCGACATGACCTTCACGGTGCCGTCGGGCGACGTCGACAAGGCGCTTGCGGTGCTGGAGCGTCTAAAAGCCGATGTCGGCTATGACGTGGTGCAGTCGGAAGCCGGCATGTCGAAGGTGTCGGTCATCGGCATCGGCATGCGCAGCCACGCGGGTGTCGCCGCCACCGCCTTCAAGGCGCTGGCCGACAAGGCGATCAATATCCGCGCCATCACCACTTCCGAGATCAAGATTTCGATACTGATCGACGGTCCGTATACCGAATTGGCGGTTCGCACTTTGCATTCCGTCTACGGTCTGGATAAGCAATAG